TGGATCATCGTCGGTCTCATCGCTCTGATTCTCGCGGGCGTGGTCGTGCTCGGTGCTGTCGCCGCCTCGAAAGCGCTCAGCGTGCGGGACGCTCTCTCTCCTGCCGTTCCTGTGGCCGGCGGACTGCCGGCCAAGGTCGTCTCCGGTGATGCCGAAGGCGCAGCGGCCGATGCGGCGACCATCAAGGACCTCGCTGTGCGGGCGGTCGGACAGACCGAAGGTGCGGACTGGCGCATCGCGGAGTGGATCCCGTTCCTGGGGCCGAACCTCTCGGCCATCCGTGCGGCGGCCGAGAGCGTGGACGAGATCGCCGACTTCGCCGTGGAGGCGCTGCCGAATCTGGATCTCGCGGCGTTCCGACCCGTCGACGGTGCGGTGGATCTTGCTGCCGTCCGCAACCTCGAGGGTGTCGCGTCCCAGGGGGCGACGACCTTCTCGGCGATCAATGCGCGGATCGATGGGGCAGACCGCGCCTTCCTGCTTCCCCAGGTCAGCGATGCGCTCGATTCGCTCGACGGAGCCGTCAACGGCGTCGACGAGACTCTCGGCACACTCGCGCCGATCCTCAAAGTGCTGCCGGCCGCCCTCGGTGAGGGTGAGCCGCGAACCTACCTGCTCATGTTCCAGGGCAACTCCGAGCTGCGCGCGTCAGGCGGCAACCCCGCCGCGCTGGCCCTCGTCACCGCGACCGACGGTCGCATCGAACTCACGACACAGGCCACGAGCGTGCAGTTCGGCAACGCGCGCGCAGAGAGCATCGCTCCACTCGACGCGGAGACGGAGCACCTGTACTCCGACATCATCGGTCGGTGGGTGCCCAACATGACCGCTACGCCGGACCTGCCGACGACGGTCGACATCCTGAAGGCATGGTGGGCCGATGAAGGTCTGCCGCCGTTCGATGACGTGATCGTCACCGACCCGGTCGCCCTCAGCCACATCCTCACTGCCACGGGGCCGGTACCGCTGGACACGGGGGAGACGCTCACGAGCGAGAACGCCGTCTCGTTGCTCCTGAACGAGGTGTACTTCAACTACGGCGAGATCGTCGACGGCGTCGGTGCCGACGGGACCGCGCAGGATCTGTTCTTCGCCGGCGCCGCGGCCAAGATCTTCGACGCTCTGACCTCCGGCGTGACGAATCCGGTGGCACTGCTCGACGCGCTTCGCCAGTCGTCCGACGAGGGACGCATGAGGATCTGGTCGTCGAACCCGGATATCGAAGCGATGGTCTCCGGAACGGAGCTGTCGGGCACACTTCCGGAAACGAATGACGACCGCACCGTCGCCGGAGTCTTCTTCAACGACACCACGGGTGCCAAGACCGACTACTACGCCGATGCGACGGTGACCTCGACGACGGATCAGTGCACGGCATCCGGCGTTCCGACGTTCACGCAGACGATCACGTTCGCCAACAACATCACGCCGGAGGAGGCGGCCGGGCTGCCATACTTCATCACCGGCCCGCACTATCGCCCCGGTGACATCGCCACCGATGTGGTCGTGTACACCCCGGTCGGTGCGACGATCGAATCGTGGAAGGTCGATGGGGCGGAGAGATCCGGTCTGATTTCCGAGGGCGGCCACCTCGGTAGAGATGCGGTGCGCATCAGCGTGCTCACGACGCCGCAGACGGCC
The sequence above is drawn from the Candidatus Microbacterium colombiense genome and encodes:
- a CDS encoding DUF4012 domain-containing protein; its protein translation is MSSTHQTRASRRAAADRQESRRSRRRRIVWIIVGLIALILAGVVVLGAVAASKALSVRDALSPAVPVAGGLPAKVVSGDAEGAAADAATIKDLAVRAVGQTEGADWRIAEWIPFLGPNLSAIRAAAESVDEIADFAVEALPNLDLAAFRPVDGAVDLAAVRNLEGVASQGATTFSAINARIDGADRAFLLPQVSDALDSLDGAVNGVDETLGTLAPILKVLPAALGEGEPRTYLLMFQGNSELRASGGNPAALALVTATDGRIELTTQATSVQFGNARAESIAPLDAETEHLYSDIIGRWVPNMTATPDLPTTVDILKAWWADEGLPPFDDVIVTDPVALSHILTATGPVPLDTGETLTSENAVSLLLNEVYFNYGEIVDGVGADGTAQDLFFAGAAAKIFDALTSGVTNPVALLDALRQSSDEGRMRIWSSNPDIEAMVSGTELSGTLPETNDDRTVAGVFFNDTTGAKTDYYADATVTSTTDQCTASGVPTFTQTITFANNITPEEAAGLPYFITGPHYRPGDIATDVVVYTPVGATIESWKVDGAERSGLISEGGHLGRDAVRISVLTTPQTAATITVTMKGAEGTTGADYGPYDIWTTPMVRATPVTIDAPGCGG